The following proteins are co-located in the Argopecten irradians isolate NY chromosome 9, Ai_NY, whole genome shotgun sequence genome:
- the LOC138331930 gene encoding uncharacterized protein, whose amino-acid sequence MILHFIRRPECCQYSKLQRLYQLFAQNKTKRLYVVGTGHNNWCQNICLWNMTRTYNAASKIHGLCILSSSSLQLHIPCRSFSQFSGKQKDYYKILNLSSNASASEIKSAYFTLSKKYHPDMNEGISSAAFLDVVEAYEVLGNENKRHKYDSSLFYNPTYRKHPAPPWSDNKFDQYSRQAERYVEHPWVGDDEWGFKDHSKSEPKNETMKDAFMPFVMLVLSIAVVFKVCVDFENTSKNSKMYYPTVDVKKLETGALVLVGDTSKQKTASQVEKKT is encoded by the exons ATGATCCTGCATTTCATTCGACGTCCAGAATGCTGTCAGTATTCCAAACTCCAAAGACTTTATCAACTTTTCGCCCAAAACAAGACTAAGAGGCTGTATGTTGTCGGGACTGGACACAACAACTGGTgccaaaatatatgtttatggaaTATGACTCGCACCTATAATGCAGCCTCCAAAATACATGGATTATGCATCCTATCATCTTCCAGTTTACAGTTACATATACCATGTAGGAGTTTCAGTCAGTTTTCGGGAAAACAGAAGGACTATTACAAGATTCTGAATCTCAGTTCAAATGCAAGTGCCTCCGAGATAAAATCAGCCTATTTCACGTTATCTAAGAAGTACCACCCAGATATGAATGAAGGTATCAGTAGTGCTGCCTTTCTGGATGTAGTGGAAGCATATGAAGTTTTAGGCAATGAAAACAAGAGACATAAATATGACAGTTCATTATTCTACAATCCTACATATCGGAAACACCCAGCACCACCTTGGTCTGACAACAAGTTTGACCAATACAGTCGACAAGCAGAGAGATATGTTGAGCATCCCTGGGTGGGAGACGATGAATGGGGTTTTAAAGACCATTCTAAAAG TGAACCGAAGAATGAAACCATGAAGGACGCTTTCATGCCTTTTGTCATGCTGGTTCTATCTATTGCAGTAGTATTTAAAGTTTGTGTGGACTTTGAAAACACCAGCAAGAATAGTAAAATGTATTATCCAACTGTTGACGTGAAAAAGCTAGAAACTGGTGCACTAGTATTGGTGGGTGATACTTCTAAACAGAAGACTGCAAGCCAAGTTGAAAAGAAGACTTGA